A portion of the Arcobacter sp. F155 genome contains these proteins:
- the pgeF gene encoding peptidoglycan editing factor PgeF: MKNINYFFTNKDDGNIAYHVGDKKENVDKNREELSKKYSFDLEKLIYMNQVHGNNVQVVDENSPRLIEDCDGLITNTKDLTLMVMVADCIPIIFMDKKKGVTAAVHAGRNSTFQKIAQITASKMIDKFLCKPSDIEVIMGPSIGKCCYEVNDELKNIVKTSFGEEFIKGNNIDLQGINTMLLNDIGVVNISIANTCTKCSNEPYFSYRVDKKCGRFAGLVTIK; the protein is encoded by the coding sequence ATGAAAAATATTAACTATTTTTTTACAAATAAAGATGATGGAAATATTGCATACCATGTTGGTGATAAAAAAGAGAATGTAGATAAAAATAGAGAAGAATTATCAAAAAAATATAGTTTTGATTTAGAAAAACTTATTTACATGAATCAAGTTCATGGTAACAATGTTCAAGTAGTTGATGAAAATTCACCACGATTAATAGAAGATTGTGATGGATTAATTACAAATACTAAAGATTTAACTTTAATGGTTATGGTTGCTGATTGTATTCCTATTATTTTTATGGACAAAAAGAAAGGAGTTACTGCAGCAGTTCATGCAGGAAGAAACTCTACTTTTCAAAAGATTGCACAAATTACAGCAAGTAAAATGATAGATAAATTTTTATGTAAGCCTTCTGATATAGAAGTTATTATGGGACCATCTATTGGTAAATGTTGTTATGAAGTAAATGATGAGCTTAAAAATATAGTTAAAACTAGTTTTGGTGAAGAGTTTATAAAAGGTAACAATATTGATTTACAAGGTATAAATACTATGTTACTAAATGATATAGGAGTAGTAAATATAAGTATAGCTAATACATGTACTAAGTGCTCAAATGAACCATATTTCTCTTATCGAGTGGATAAAAAGTGTGGTAGGTTTGCAGGTCTAGTTACCATCAAATAG
- a CDS encoding universal stress protein: MKGFENIVVGLDISKHSTYVLQKAFTLAKENSSKVTIVHAIDKGWFSELFSASNFEELKSHAITTIKEQLSHVDTKEVEYDILIDKDSGSELVVKTAKELNAYLIIIGANEKDHDEVAVLGSTAHKIAQNGRVPMIIVKNPCEGDYKNIVAFTDLSETSFKSLVFAKELLNQERIKTVYTYKQMGEIALKYYNEDKNKQKIQQGIKEKENAKFGNFIKEYDLKDTEIVESNLGVNSGLVNYVKSNNNDLVVLGSNGVSNPNSFVFGSTTSFLMENLKSDLLIYVPKK; this comes from the coding sequence ATGAAAGGTTTTGAAAATATTGTTGTAGGTTTAGATATCTCTAAACATAGTACTTATGTACTACAAAAAGCTTTTACTTTAGCAAAGGAGAATAGCTCAAAAGTTACTATTGTTCATGCTATTGATAAAGGTTGGTTTAGTGAGTTGTTTTCTGCTTCAAATTTTGAAGAGCTAAAAAGTCATGCAATAACAACTATTAAAGAGCAGCTTAGTCATGTTGATACAAAAGAAGTTGAGTATGATATTTTAATTGACAAAGATAGTGGTTCTGAGCTTGTTGTTAAAACTGCAAAAGAGTTAAATGCATATTTAATCATAATTGGTGCAAATGAAAAAGACCATGATGAAGTTGCTGTTTTAGGTTCAACTGCCCATAAGATAGCTCAAAATGGCAGAGTACCAATGATTATTGTAAAAAACCCTTGTGAAGGTGATTATAAAAATATTGTTGCATTTACTGATTTATCAGAAACTTCTTTTAAAAGTTTAGTTTTTGCAAAAGAGCTATTAAATCAAGAGAGAATTAAAACTGTTTATACTTATAAACAAATGGGTGAAATAGCACTTAAATATTATAATGAAGATAAGAATAAGCAAAAAATCCAACAAGGTATTAAAGAGAAAGAGAATGCTAAATTTGGAAACTTCATTAAAGAGTATGATTTAAAAGATACTGAGATAGTTGAAAGTAATCTTGGTGTAAATAGTGGACTTGTAAACTATGTTAAATCAAATAATAATGATCTGGTAGTTTTAGGTTCAAATGGAGTTAGTAATCCTAACTCATTTGTATTTGGGTCTACAACTTCATTTTTAATGGAAAACCTAAAAAGTGATTTACTAATTTATGTACCTAAAAAATAA
- a CDS encoding malic enzyme-like NAD(P)-binding protein — protein MSVKVTKTEALDYHRGPNPGKVAISTTTELTTQRDLSLAYSPGVAYPCEEIQKEPELAYEYTSKRNLVAVISNGTAVLGLGDIGALASKPVMEGKAVLFKKFAAVDSFDIEIDATDVDKFCEAVKAISPTFGGINLEDIKAPECFEIEKRLIEELNIPVMHDDQHGTAIITSAALLNASEMMNKKVEEMKVVVVGAGASAIACSTMYKELGVKNLIMCDSKGVIHKERTDLNKYKKAFMAETAMTIEEAFTDADMVLGLSRPGTFTKEHIALMSEEPIVFTLANPTPELFPEEVKEVKPKAIVGTGRSDFPNQVNNVLGFPFIFRGALDVQTRKINMTMKMAAAKAIADLAKEPLTDDLKKEFGDLTYGREYIIPVPFDKRLFIEVSSAVANAAVETGVARVKEFDLEAYKTNLSKMI, from the coding sequence ATGAGTGTAAAAGTAACTAAGACAGAAGCATTAGACTATCACAGAGGACCCAACCCAGGGAAGGTTGCAATCTCTACAACTACAGAACTAACAACACAAAGGGACTTATCTTTAGCATATTCTCCAGGAGTAGCTTATCCTTGTGAAGAAATACAAAAAGAGCCAGAGTTAGCATACGAGTATACTTCAAAAAGAAATCTTGTAGCAGTAATTTCAAATGGTACAGCTGTACTAGGACTAGGTGACATTGGTGCACTAGCTTCTAAGCCAGTAATGGAAGGTAAAGCTGTACTATTTAAAAAGTTTGCTGCTGTTGATTCTTTTGATATTGAAATCGATGCAACAGATGTAGATAAATTTTGTGAGGCAGTAAAAGCAATCTCTCCTACATTTGGAGGAATCAATCTTGAAGATATTAAAGCACCAGAGTGTTTTGAAATCGAAAAAAGATTAATTGAGGAATTAAATATTCCTGTAATGCATGATGACCAACATGGTACGGCAATTATTACAAGTGCAGCACTACTAAATGCAAGTGAAATGATGAACAAAAAAGTAGAAGAGATGAAAGTTGTTGTTGTAGGAGCTGGTGCTTCAGCAATTGCTTGTTCTACTATGTATAAAGAATTAGGTGTAAAAAACTTAATTATGTGTGACTCTAAAGGAGTTATTCATAAAGAAAGAACTGATTTAAATAAATATAAAAAAGCATTTATGGCTGAAACTGCAATGACTATTGAAGAAGCATTTACAGATGCTGATATGGTTTTAGGATTATCAAGACCTGGAACATTTACAAAAGAACATATTGCTTTAATGAGTGAAGAACCAATTGTATTTACATTAGCAAATCCTACTCCTGAGCTTTTCCCTGAAGAGGTTAAAGAAGTTAAGCCAAAAGCAATTGTTGGTACAGGTAGAAGTGATTTCCCAAATCAAGTAAACAATGTACTTGGTTTCCCATTTATTTTTAGAGGTGCATTAGATGTACAAACTAGAAAAATAAATATGACTATGAAAATGGCAGCAGCTAAAGCAATTGCTGATTTAGCAAAAGAACCATTAACTGATGACCTTAAAAAAGAGTTTGGTGATTTAACTTATGGTAGAGAGTATATTATTCCTGTACCATTTGATAAAAGACTATTTATTGAGGTTTCAAGTGCTGTTGCAAATGCCGCTGTAGAAACTGGTGTTGCAAGAGTTAAAGAATTTGATTTAGAAGCTTATAAAACTAACTTATCTAAAATGATTTAA
- a CDS encoding shikimate dehydrogenase: protein MSENKKTFAIFGNPVEHSKSPQMQNAGLEELNFNGIYKKHHLEDGDTIKKVFLDENYLGANITVPHKEFAFKNADEVRGIAKKIHAVNTYINENGKVIAYNTDAPGFLKAIESFGEVKNVLLLGAGGTAKAIALALQEKGIDVTVLNRSQEKLEFFKNEDITSYSWDNFEPKTYDLVVNSTSAGLKDEYLPCDKEILEPILKNASFAFDCVYGKITPFLALAKENNCEIKDGEDMLLYQGVLAFEYFTNTKADENTIEAMRKGLKRE, encoded by the coding sequence ATGAGTGAAAATAAAAAAACATTTGCTATTTTTGGAAACCCTGTAGAGCATTCAAAATCACCGCAAATGCAAAATGCAGGTTTAGAAGAATTAAATTTTAATGGTATCTATAAAAAACATCACCTTGAAGATGGAGATACTATAAAAAAAGTATTTTTAGATGAAAACTATTTAGGAGCAAACATCACTGTTCCCCATAAGGAGTTTGCTTTTAAGAATGCCGATGAAGTTAGAGGAATCGCAAAGAAAATTCATGCAGTAAATACATACATAAATGAAAATGGAAAAGTTATAGCATACAATACAGATGCACCAGGTTTTTTAAAAGCAATTGAGTCTTTTGGAGAAGTTAAAAATGTACTACTTTTAGGAGCTGGAGGAACTGCAAAAGCTATCGCCCTAGCCTTACAAGAGAAAGGTATTGATGTAACAGTTTTAAATAGAAGCCAAGAAAAATTAGAGTTTTTTAAAAATGAAGATATCACTTCATACTCTTGGGATAACTTTGAGCCTAAAACCTATGATTTAGTTGTTAACTCTACAAGTGCAGGATTAAAAGATGAATACCTTCCTTGTGATAAAGAGATTTTAGAACCAATTCTAAAAAATGCTTCTTTTGCTTTTGATTGTGTATATGGGAAAATAACACCTTTTTTAGCTCTTGCTAAAGAAAATAATTGCGAAATCAAAGACGGGGAAGATATGCTTCTTTATCAAGGTGTTTTAGCCTTTGAATACTTTACAAATACAAAAGCAGATGAAAACACTATTGAAGCTATGAGAAAAGGTTTAAAAAGGGAATAA